AAGGCCGCGAAATTCTGTAAGCTGCCGATCAACTTCACCCGGATCAAAGGATTGCGGGTCTTTCGGTGTAAAAACTCCGAGGCAGATGCCGTCATCACGCCGCACGCAATGGATGAACACGTTGTCATACACCCAGCGAATGCGCTCATTCGGGAAAAAGTTGATTTTGAGCACCTGAAACGTGTCACTCACGCAGCACAGGGCATTTTCCAGCGCCGGGGCGGGAAATTCGTGGGTCCAGCTCCGTGTAAGGGCGCTTTTGTCGGGAAACCGGACGCCGCACGCCAGCACCCCGTGCCATTGCGCATCCTGGTTGAGCCATCGCTGGATGAAATCTTTCATCGCGGGTCATGAGAGGATCAATGGCGCGCGCGTCGGCCAATTGTGTCAGAGACATCACCGCGGCCTCCCGGACGCCGGTGTCAGGATCGTGCAACGCGCTGAAAAGAGGCGTGAGCACTTGCTCGTTTCGACTTTGCCCCAGCGCTTCGACAACCGATTTGCGGACCTCGCCGTCGGGATCTGCTGCAAGCGGCAGAAGAAACCGCACGGACTCGGGCTGCTGTTGCGCGGCAAGGTTCACGACCGCCTCGCGGCGGGTTTGCGGCTTATTTGATTTGAGTCGCCGTATCGTCCACCACTTCGTCATTTGATCAGGCTGGCTCACGGCCCGTACCCGTGTGCGAGCCAGTGTTATGCCAAATCACAACCTCAACGACAATGACTCGCATATATGACGTTGCGAACAACGAAAGGAAAAATTTTTCCTTTTGGCAGTCCGGAATTTGGGCAATAAGTGTGGGAACCATGATCACAGCGCATGCTCGAATCAAATGTCTGTCTGTCGGAAATGCCTGGCGGCTGTTGATCGGCCTTGCTGGTATCCTTCCGATGAGTTTTGGCGCTGCGGCCGCCGATCCGTTCGCCGAAAACGTCCGGCCCACGGAGGCCCTCAAGCCGGGACAGGAGCAAAGAAGTTTTCATCTGCCGCCGGGATTTGAAATGCAACTCGTCGCCGCGGAGTCGGACATCCTCAAGCCGATGAACCTGGCCTTTGACGCGCAAGGGCGGTTGTGGGTGACGGTCACCCGCGAATACCCGTTCCCGGTTCCTCCCGGCAAACCGTCCCGCGACCAGATCAAAATCCTCTCCGACTTCGACGAAGCCGGTCGCGCGCGAAAAGTCACGACGTTCGCCGAAGGACTCGACATCCCGATCGGCATCTATCCGTTCCAGAACACGAACGGGAACTGGAAATGTGTCGCCTGGTCCATCCCGAACATCTGGCTGTTCGAAGACACCGATGGCGACGGCAAAGCCGACAAGCAGGAAAAGCTTTACGGCCCGTTCGGCTGGGAGCGCGACACGCACGGCATGAACAGCTCGTTCACGCGCGGCTTCGACGGCTGGCTCTACGCCACTCACGGCTACAACAACAACACCGACGTGCGCGGCGCTGACGGCCACGAAGTGAAGATGAATTCCGGCAACACCTACCGCATCCGCCTTGACGGCTCGCGCATCGAGCAAAACACCTGGGGCCAGGTCAATCCCTTCGGCCTTTGCTTCGACGCGCTCGGCAACCTTTACTCCGCCGATTGCCACAGCGAACCGGTCTATCAACTTTTGCGCGGCGGTTATTATCCCAGCTTCGGCAAGCCGGACGACGGACTCGGCTTCGCGCCCTCCATGATCTTTCACGGGCACGGCTCGACGGCAATTTCCGGTATTGTCTATTACGAGGACGACCTCTGGCCGGAGGAATATCGGAACAACATTTTCACCGGCAACGTCATGACCAGCCGCGTCAACCGTGATGCCGTCACCTTCACCGGCTCGACACCGCTCGCGAACGAACGCCCCGACTTCGTCGTCACCGACGACCCGTGGTTCCGGCCGGTGAACCTGCAACTTGGCCCGGATGGCGCGCTGTACATCGCGGATTTTTACAATCGAATCATCGGCCACTACGAAGTGCCGCTCACGCATCCGGGCCGCGACCGCACCAGCGGCCGCATCTGGCGGATCGTTTACAAAGGAGCGGACGACAAAGCGAAGCTGCGCCCCCTCGCCCTGCCAGACAATCTCGACGGCCTTATCGCCGAACTCGCTTCGCCGAACCTCACGCGCCGGATGCTGGCGATGAACACGATTTCGGACCGATTCAGCAAATCCGCCGTCACGAAGCTGGAAGCCGCACTGAGCGGAGCCGCCAATGAGTTTCAACTGGTTCACATCCTCTGGTTGCTGCACCGGCTCGACGCCATCAAACCCGCGGAACTCGACGCCGCCCACACCTCCCGTGACGTCCTGCCGGGCGTGCACGCTCAACGCATCGCCGCGGACACGATCTACCGCGATTCGCTGCCCGGTCTCCCTTTGGATACGGACCGGATCGCAACCGCGCACATGATCGCAATCCAAGGGCTGAGTGACGGGGATCCGCTCGTGCAACGTTGCGCAGCCGAGGCCGTCGGAAAACTCAACGTCATAACCGGCGACAACGTCCGGGCGCTGCTCGGCCTGCTCGCGCGCGTGCCCCGGGAGGACACTCACCTGCTTTACACCGTCCGCAAAGCACTCCGCGACCAGCTCAGGGACAACGGGATTTTCGACCGGGTAACGAAAGCAACCCTGAGCGAGCAGGACGAGCGGGCGATCGCGGACGTCGCCGTCGCCGTGCCGAGCCCCGAGGCCGGCGAATTTCTGCTGCGTCACGTTCAGAAGTATTCCGAAAAGAAGGAGACACTCGCGAATTATCTGCGTCATGCGGCTCGTTATGCGCCGGAGAACGAGATGGATTCCCTGGCCACGTTCACGCGCAAAAAATTTGCGGACGATCCCGACTTTCAATTGGCGCTGTTCAAGTCCGTCCAGCAGGGGACCGAACAACGGGGCGCGACACTGACCGGCGGCGTTCGCGACTGGGGCGCCGAACTAGCGCAACGCCTGCTTGAATCCGCTGACGTCAATTCCCCGGAGTGGAGTAACACACCGGTTCAGGGCATGGCGAACACGACGGATCCATGGTTCGTACAGGAGCGCGTTTCGGCCGACGGCGACAAGTCATCGTGGTTCTTGTGCAGTCTTCCGCCCGGCGGCGAGTCGTTTACCGGAGTCCTGCGTTCGAAGCCGTTTACGATTCCTGCCAGGTTGAATTTCTTCCTCGCCGGGCACGACGGGTACCCCGACAAACCCGCGCTGAAGAAAAACGTCGTGCGGTTGCGAACCGCGGCTTCAGACCAGGTCCTGGCCGAAACGTTTCCGCCGCGCAATGACACCGCGCAGCCGGTCACCTGGGATTTGAGCGCTTTCGCCGGACGGCAGGGGTACCTCGAAGTCACCGACGCTGACAACGGCAATGCCTATGCCTGGCTGGCGATTGGCCGGTTCGATCCGCCGCTTGTCGTTGTGCCGAAAGTCAGCCCCAACACGATCGGCCAGCGGCTGCAAGCCGCCGCCGAACTCGTCCGCGCGCTGTCGCTCGCCATATTCAGGCCGCAACTTGCGCGGGCGTTGGTCAATCCGGCCACGGACATCGGCGCGTGCGGCGCCGTTGCGGAAACTTTGGTGGCTTTGCATCCTGACGAAATTCTTGCGGCCCTCGCCCCGATGGCGGGCGATCCTGCCGTTTCCATGGGCCTGCGAAGGCAGATCGCACAGGCAATCGCGCGGAGCAAGGGGCCCGAGGGCGAGGCCATTTTGAACGAAGCCTTCCGCACCCTGACGCGACGCTTGCAGGTGAAGCTCGCGGCGGCGCTTGCGAGCAGCCCTGGCGGCGGGGAGCAATTGCTCAAGCTCGTGGCCGACGG
The Candidatus Angelobacter sp. DNA segment above includes these coding regions:
- a CDS encoding PVC-type heme-binding CxxCH protein; protein product: MITAHARIKCLSVGNAWRLLIGLAGILPMSFGAAAADPFAENVRPTEALKPGQEQRSFHLPPGFEMQLVAAESDILKPMNLAFDAQGRLWVTVTREYPFPVPPGKPSRDQIKILSDFDEAGRARKVTTFAEGLDIPIGIYPFQNTNGNWKCVAWSIPNIWLFEDTDGDGKADKQEKLYGPFGWERDTHGMNSSFTRGFDGWLYATHGYNNNTDVRGADGHEVKMNSGNTYRIRLDGSRIEQNTWGQVNPFGLCFDALGNLYSADCHSEPVYQLLRGGYYPSFGKPDDGLGFAPSMIFHGHGSTAISGIVYYEDDLWPEEYRNNIFTGNVMTSRVNRDAVTFTGSTPLANERPDFVVTDDPWFRPVNLQLGPDGALYIADFYNRIIGHYEVPLTHPGRDRTSGRIWRIVYKGADDKAKLRPLALPDNLDGLIAELASPNLTRRMLAMNTISDRFSKSAVTKLEAALSGAANEFQLVHILWLLHRLDAIKPAELDAAHTSRDVLPGVHAQRIAADTIYRDSLPGLPLDTDRIATAHMIAIQGLSDGDPLVQRCAAEAVGKLNVITGDNVRALLGLLARVPREDTHLLYTVRKALRDQLRDNGIFDRVTKATLSEQDERAIADVAVAVPSPEAGEFLLRHVQKYSEKKETLANYLRHAARYAPENEMDSLATFTRKKFADDPDFQLALFKSVQQGTEQRGATLTGGVRDWGAELAQRLLESADVNSPEWSNTPVQGMANTTDPWFVQERVSADGDKSSWFLCSLPPGGESFTGVLRSKPFTIPARLNFFLAGHDGYPDKPALKKNVVRLRTAASDQVLAETFPPRNDTAQPVTWDLSAFAGRQGYLEVTDADNGNAYAWLAIGRFDPPLVVVPKVSPNTIGQRLQAAAELVRALSLAIFRPQLARALVNPATDIGACGAVAETLVALHPDEILAALAPMAGDPAVSMGLRRQIAQAIARSKGPEGEAILNEAFRTLTRRLQVKLAAALASSPGGGEQLLKLVADGRAPAALLLERAVKDKLLASKPANVNERLAQLTKNVAAPSNEIQKLMDGRRAGFDLAKASAARGEKVFTLNCRPCHQIDGAGNVVGPQLDGVGGRGLERLIEDVLDPNRNVDPAFHTTIVSLKDGDVESGLFRREEGEAIVLANGAGKEISIPKRDIVDRHASTTSLMPENFGEIISPQDFNDLMAFLLAHGPKPGSK